CGGCCATGCGTATGCGCGGGGGCCCCGGTGGGCCGGGGAGTCTGTCCTGGTGCCTTTCCACGGGCCACACGGTAGGCCATCGGGGGGCGCGGAGGTCCTGCGCGTCGCACCACATCCAGCCCGTCCGGCGTGTGAGGACGCACGGGCGGACCCATTCCAGCCCGTCCGCGCTTGAGGACGCGCGGCGAAGCCGTGCAGGGGGCGAGGGGCGCAGCCCCCGTCAGTAACGGCGTCGATCCCGGCCTTCGCGAACCCGGCTGCGGCAAGGGTCTCGTCCACTCCGGCCCACCGCACATCACCCCGCCCCGTCCGGACACACGCAAAGCATGACCCTCCACGACGCAGACCAAGGAACTCCCCCGCCCGACGCCGTCGGCGTCCGCCCCCGCACCGAGGTCGAGGCGGCCCTCCACGCCCTGGAGGCGGAGGCCGCCGCCCCGCACCGGCAGACCCAGATCGGCCGAGGCGCGCTCGCGGGCTACGTCTGGGCGCTGGGCAGCGCCCAGACCACCCCTGTCACCGGCGACCCGAGTTCGGCCGCCCCCGACGGCGACCAGATCACCGCAGAACTCGCCGCCGCCGAGAACCAGCTGGCCGACCCGGTACGCCGCGACATTCCCAGGGAGTACGTCCAGGGGGTGTGGGACGCGCTCGCGTGGGTGTCCGGCCGGAGCGACGAAAGGGCCTGACCGAGTCCGTACGCGGGTGCGGTGACACAACACATCAGCAGCGCACCGCACGGGACAACCGGGCGGTGGACAACAGGCCCGCCGTCTTGTTCGAGATCGGGGGCGGGCCGCACAGTCCACCCCTGCGCACTGTGACGCTCAACGCGTCGGCGACAGCGCCCGCTTCGCCGCATCACGGCTACGCTCGAATTGCCTGCACTCGCCATGGATTTGCCCTGGCCATGGGTGTGTACGGGCCACGGATACGTACGGGCCACGGAAACCTGCCGAGCACCTGGCACGGAACTGGAAGCGGAGCGCGCCATGGCACAACCCCTCCCCGACCTGCCCGCCACCCTCCCCGACCAGCCCGACGACTGGACGGAACCCGGTGCCCACCTCGTGCACCCGGGTGTGTACCGGATTCCGCTCCCCCTTCCGCTGGAAGGTCTGAACGCGGTCAACGTCTACCTCGTCGAGGACCGGGAGGGCCCCGTCCTCATCGACTCCGGCTGGGCGGGCCCGGAGACCGAGAAGGCCCTCGCCGAGGCCCTGCGCCCCCTGGGGCACGGACTCGGCGACCTCGCCCAGATCCTGGTGACGCACGCCCACTGGGACCACTACACACAGGCACTGGTCCTGCGCGAATCCCTCGGCGTCCGCGTACGGATCGGCCGGGGCGAGCGGCACTCCATCGAGGGCCTCGACCTGAGCCGGGGCGCCCACCCCGAACAGGTGGCCCAGCTCCGCTCCTGCGGCGCGCGCGAACTCGCGGACGCCGTGGCCGCGATGCCGGTGACCGAGGAGGAGTGGGCGATGCCGTTCGGCCCGCCGGACGCCTGGCTGGACGACCTGGAGGAAGTACCGCTCACCGAGAGGAAGTTGAAGGTACTGGCGACTCCGGGGCACACCCGGGGGCACGTCGTCTTCGGCGATCCGGCGGCCGGGCTCCTCTTCGCGGGCGACCACGTACTGCCGCACATCACCCCGTCGATCGGCTTCGAACACAGTCCGGAGCGCTCGCCGCTCCGCTCGTACCAGCAATCCCTGTGTCTCGTACGGGAGTTGCCGGACGCGCTGCTCCTCCCCGCCCACGGCCCGGTGACCACGAGCACGCACACCCGTGTCGACGAACTCCTCGCGCACCACGAGGAACGTCTCGACGCGGTGATCCGCGAGGTCCGCAAGGGCGCACGGAGTGCGCACGACGTGGCCCGCGCCCTTCCGTGGACCCGCCGCCTGCGCCGTCTGGACGACCTTCCCGGCCAGCACCGGATGCTGGCGATCCTGGAGATCGACGCGCATCTGGAGGTGCTCGCGGAGACGGGGGTGCTGTGCTGGGCCACGGTGGACGGGGTACGTCACTTCGCGCTCGCGGGGTGAGTACGGGCACGTGGCAGCGGCCCCCGCACGGGCGGCGCTGAGCTGCGGGTATGCTCCGGCAGCCCGCACTCGGTGCCGAGAGGCGTCCCCCCTCGGTGCCGAGAGGCGTCCTCGCTCGGTGCCCCGAGGCGTCCCCACCCGCCGCCGCAGGGCGCCCACACCCCGCCACCCGCGCCGCACGGCGCACGCGCCCGGAAGGAACGTCCCGTGATCGTCGTCGCAGGTGAGGCCCTGATCGACCTGGTGCCCGGAACCCGGGGCGACGCCCTGGCCCCGCTGCTGCCCGCCCGTGGCGGCGGCCCCTACAACACGGCCGTCGCACTCGGCCGCCTCGGTGCGGACGTCGCGTTCTGCTCACGGATCTCCACCGACGCCTTCGGCACGTCACTCGTGGCGCGGCTGCACGAGGAGAACGTCTCCACCGCCCTGCTCCAGCGCGGCCCGGAGCCGACCTCGCTGGCCGTCGCCTCGCTCGACGCCGACGGCTCCGCCTCGTACGCCTTCCACGTGGCGGAGTGCGCGGACCGCCTCTTCGAGACTCCCCGCCAACTCCCCTTCGCCGTCGACGCGTTGTCCTTCGGTACCTGCTCCCTCGTCCTGGAGCCGGGGGCGAGCGCGTACGAGGAACTGATGCGGCGGGAAGCTGCACGCGGCGTTTTCGTCGCGCTGGATCCGAACATCAGGGCCGGGCTGAT
This is a stretch of genomic DNA from Streptomyces sp. NBC_00237. It encodes these proteins:
- a CDS encoding carbohydrate kinase, which codes for MIVVAGEALIDLVPGTRGDALAPLLPARGGGPYNTAVALGRLGADVAFCSRISTDAFGTSLVARLHEENVSTALLQRGPEPTSLAVASLDADGSASYAFHVAECADRLFETPRQLPFAVDALSFGTCSLVLEPGASAYEELMRREAARGVFVALDPNIRAGLIPDPDAYRARFRTWLPHVTLLKLSEEDADWLGHDVAGWLAAGPAAVVVTRGAQGLTAFTARGEFAAPGVRVDVVDTIGAGDTVNAALLHGLAVRGLLSGEAVAALDGDEWRDLLGLAARAAALTCSRAGAEPPYAAELPDR
- a CDS encoding MBL fold metallo-hydrolase translates to MAQPLPDLPATLPDQPDDWTEPGAHLVHPGVYRIPLPLPLEGLNAVNVYLVEDREGPVLIDSGWAGPETEKALAEALRPLGHGLGDLAQILVTHAHWDHYTQALVLRESLGVRVRIGRGERHSIEGLDLSRGAHPEQVAQLRSCGARELADAVAAMPVTEEEWAMPFGPPDAWLDDLEEVPLTERKLKVLATPGHTRGHVVFGDPAAGLLFAGDHVLPHITPSIGFEHSPERSPLRSYQQSLCLVRELPDALLLPAHGPVTTSTHTRVDELLAHHEERLDAVIREVRKGARSAHDVARALPWTRRLRRLDDLPGQHRMLAILEIDAHLEVLAETGVLCWATVDGVRHFALAG